The Pseudomonas sp. LFM046 region TGGCAGAACATCGCCCATTGCCGTACTTCCCGGCTCGGCTCCTGATACTCAGTAGGTTCGTCCATTCCCACCTCCTCGATTGGTATGCGTGTCAGTCCGCCAGGGCGGCCCGCTGCAGTTCGAACAGTTCGTTCAGGCCCTTGCGCGCCAGGTCCAGCATGGCAGTCAGCTCTTCCGGCTGGAAGGGCACGCCCTCAGCGGTGCCCTGGACCTCGATGAAGCCGCCGGCATCGGTCATGACCACGTTCAGGTCGGTCTCGGCGGCGGCGTCTTCCAGGTAGTCCAGATCCAGCACTGGCTCGCCCTGGTAGATGCCCACGGAAACGGCGGCCACCATCTGCTTCAGCGGCTCGCCCTTCAGCGCGCCACGCTTCTTCAGCACCTTGAGTGCATCCACCAGGGCCACCATGGCGCCAGTGATGGACGCGGTGCGGGTGCCACCGTCGGCCTGGATCACATCGCAGTCCAGGTAGATGGTGTTCTCGCCCAGCTTGGTCATGTCCAGCGCGGCGCGCAGGGAGCGGCCGATCAAGCGCTGGATCTCCAGGGTACGACCACCCTGCTTGCCGCGGCTGGCTTCACGCTGGTTACGCTCGCCGGTGGCGCGGGGCAGCATGCCGTATTCGGCAGTCAGCCAACCCTGGCCCTGCCCCTTGAGGAAGCGCGGAACGCCGGCTTCGACGCTGGCCGTGCAGATCACTTTGGTATCCCCGAACTCCACCAGCACCGAGCCTTCGGCGTGCTTGGTGTAGTTGCGGGTGATGCGGATCGGGCGCAGCTGATCGGCCGCGCGGCCACTGGGACGTTTCATCGGGGCTTACCTGTTCGGGAGAAATCTGCCCGCCATTATAGAGGGCCGACGCCAAGGGGGACATCGCCGCGTTGGGAGGCACAGGCCGCCTGGGCTACAATCCCCACCTTTGATCGTCGAAACCGAGAGGAATCCCCATGGTGCACAGCATGACCGCCTTCGCCCGCGTGGAACGGGCCGGCCCCTATGGCACCCTGAGCTGGGAACTGCGCTCGGTCAACCACCGTTACCTGGAGCCCCACCTGCGTCTCCCGGAGTCCTTCCGCGACCTCGAAGGCCCGGTGCGTGACGCCCTGCGCCAGGGCCTCTCCCGTGGCAAGGTGGAAATCACCCTGCGCCTGGCCGAAGAAACCGCCGGCAAGCCGCTGCAGGTGGACCGCGAGCGCGCCGCGCAGCTGATCCAGGCCGCTGAGAGTGTCGCCGCACTAATCAAGCAACCGGCACCGCTGAACCCCCTTGAAGTCCTCGCCTGGCCCGGCGTGCTGGTCGCCGATGCCGCCGATCCGCAAGCCCTCAACGCCGCCGCCCTGGAAGCCTTCGCCCAGGCCCTGGACGAGCTGAAGAAAGGCCGCGCCCGGGAAGGCGCCGAACTGGCCCGCCTGCTCAATGAGCGCCTGGACGGCATGCAGGAAGAAGTCACCGCCCTGCGCGCCCTGGTACCACAGATGCTCGCCGCCCAGCGGCAGAAGATCCTCGACCGCTTCAACGAGCTGAAGGCTGAGCTGGACCCCCAGCGCCTGGAGCAGGAGATGGTCCTGCTGGCGCAGAAGAGCGACGTGGCCGAGGAACTGGACCGCCTCGGCACCCACATCGGTGAAGTCCGCCGGGTGCTCAAGGCCGGCGGTGCCGCCGGTCGCCGCCTGGACTTCCTGATGCAGGAGCTCAACCGCGAGGCCAACACCCTGGGCTCCAAGGCCTTCGACCCGCGCAGCACTCAGGCCGCCGTCAACCTCAAGGTCCTGATCGAGCAGATGCGCGAACAAGTCCAGAACATCGAGTAAGAGATCGCCCCCATGACCGCCACTCCCGGCACCCTGTACATCGTTTCCGCCCCTTCCGGCGCCGGCAAGACCAGCCTGGTCAAGGCGCTGATCGACGCCGAACCCAACATTCGCGTCTCCGTGTCCCACACCACCCGCGGCATGCGCCCGGGCGAGATGGACGGCGTCAACTACAACTTCGTGACCCGCGAACAGTTCGTGCAGATGCTCGAGCACGGCGACTTCCTCGAACACGCCGAAGTCTTCGGCAACCTCTACGGCACCTCCCAGCGCTGGGTGCAGCAGACCCTGGCCGAAGGCCATGACCTGATCCTCGAGATCGACTGGCAGGGCGCCCAGCAGGTGCGGCACCTGATGCCCCAGGCCAAATCCATCTTCATCCTGCCGCCGAGCCAGGAAGCCCTGCGCCAGCGCCTCGACAACCGTGGCCAGGACAGCGAAGAAATCATCGAGCGCCGCA contains the following coding sequences:
- the rph gene encoding ribonuclease PH, encoding MKRPSGRAADQLRPIRITRNYTKHAEGSVLVEFGDTKVICTASVEAGVPRFLKGQGQGWLTAEYGMLPRATGERNQREASRGKQGGRTLEIQRLIGRSLRAALDMTKLGENTIYLDCDVIQADGGTRTASITGAMVALVDALKVLKKRGALKGEPLKQMVAAVSVGIYQGEPVLDLDYLEDAAAETDLNVVMTDAGGFIEVQGTAEGVPFQPEELTAMLDLARKGLNELFELQRAALAD
- a CDS encoding YicC/YloC family endoribonuclease, producing MVHSMTAFARVERAGPYGTLSWELRSVNHRYLEPHLRLPESFRDLEGPVRDALRQGLSRGKVEITLRLAEETAGKPLQVDRERAAQLIQAAESVAALIKQPAPLNPLEVLAWPGVLVADAADPQALNAAALEAFAQALDELKKGRAREGAELARLLNERLDGMQEEVTALRALVPQMLAAQRQKILDRFNELKAELDPQRLEQEMVLLAQKSDVAEELDRLGTHIGEVRRVLKAGGAAGRRLDFLMQELNREANTLGSKAFDPRSTQAAVNLKVLIEQMREQVQNIE
- the gmk gene encoding guanylate kinase gives rise to the protein MTATPGTLYIVSAPSGAGKTSLVKALIDAEPNIRVSVSHTTRGMRPGEMDGVNYNFVTREQFVQMLEHGDFLEHAEVFGNLYGTSQRWVQQTLAEGHDLILEIDWQGAQQVRHLMPQAKSIFILPPSQEALRQRLDNRGQDSEEIIERRMQEAVSEMSHYVEYDYLVINDDFATALDDLKAIFRANQLRQGAQQVRHGALLARLLA